The nucleotide sequence TCCACTTTGCGCTCCTCTGTGGAAAGTGGTTAGAATTAACGATGTGTCTACTCCATGGTGGGAGGCGGATTTGATAGAGGTTGTTCCGGCAAATCCTGATGTGATTCGCTTGCCGAAAGTTGAGTCTACAGATGACAT is from Acetomicrobium sp. S15 = DSM 107314 and encodes:
- a CDS encoding aldolase/citrate lyase family protein; the protein is MATPDPLCAPLWKVVRINDVSTPWWEADLIEVVPANPDVIRLPKVESTDD